The following proteins are encoded in a genomic region of Actinomadura sp. NAK00032:
- a CDS encoding SDR family oxidoreductase: protein MSTPRPSGGRDPRGLRVLVTGASGTFGRAICARLSGGGARVVGLDLAPRPDDPVDVLACDITDDDAVPAAVAAAIERLGRLDLLINNAGIGGPAPAELPPGEEVRRQLDINLLGAWRVTSACVDALVESRGRVVMLSSRMAVMQLPLAAAYGASKRALVAYADALRMEIGTHVGVTCVYPSAVRSPIHDSTAAAGLSLEGVSVYEPLDGVVDAVLRAALARRPRRDVTTTRRGAVEFFLARHLPALTDRIVARTFAGRVRAGAFAGAELAAGVVRRHAGRR from the coding sequence ATGAGCACACCCCGCCCGTCCGGCGGCCGCGACCCGCGCGGCCTGCGGGTCCTCGTGACCGGCGCGTCCGGCACGTTCGGCCGCGCGATCTGCGCCCGGCTGAGCGGCGGCGGCGCCCGCGTCGTCGGCCTGGACCTCGCGCCCCGGCCGGACGACCCCGTCGACGTCCTCGCCTGCGACATCACCGACGACGACGCGGTGCCCGCCGCCGTGGCCGCGGCGATCGAGCGGCTCGGCCGCCTCGACCTGCTGATCAACAACGCCGGGATCGGCGGGCCCGCCCCGGCCGAGCTGCCGCCCGGCGAGGAGGTCCGCCGCCAGCTCGACATCAACCTGCTCGGCGCCTGGCGGGTGACGTCGGCGTGCGTGGACGCCCTCGTCGAGTCGCGGGGGCGCGTCGTCATGCTGTCGTCCCGGATGGCCGTCATGCAGCTGCCCCTGGCCGCCGCGTACGGCGCGTCCAAGCGGGCGCTCGTCGCCTACGCGGACGCGCTGCGCATGGAGATCGGCACCCATGTCGGCGTGACGTGCGTGTACCCGTCGGCGGTCCGCAGCCCGATCCACGACTCGACGGCCGCCGCCGGACTGTCCCTTGAGGGCGTCAGCGTCTACGAGCCGCTGGACGGGGTGGTGGACGCGGTGCTGCGTGCCGCCCTGGCCCGCCGCCCCCGCCGGGACGTGACGACGACCCGGCGCGGCGCCGTCGAGTTCTTCCTCGCCCGGCACCTGCCCGCGCTGACCGACCGGATCGTCGCCCGCACGTTCGCCGGGCGCGTCCGCGCGGGCGCGTTCGCGGGCGCGGAGCTGGCGGCCGGCGTCGTCCGCCGGCACGCGGGCCGCCGATGA
- a CDS encoding helix-turn-helix domain-containing protein codes for MTSVVREMSVLPPADIAGHTRALLAAATRAIAARRGPTEGELAFVAELGVTRARQGVPVEAVLSAIHVAERGIWARVREVAAAEGVGAELLLDARELYDDWAEAVRSRLIRAHREARAQARAGAGPGRGERDAVLLRRLLDGGSAAALAAAEAGLPAGGALRVLAARPSGAGREHPPPVRPPALSALLDGLLFAVTAAPPAGPDGAAAGLAGPAEAEHLAAARRLAVSALAAAEATGRTGVVHVAEVAVVAAAADRTDLASILLDRYRGARADLGANAGPVARAVCAWLEAGRDVTAAAEALFVHPNTVRNRVQRFTEATGIDASDTFGGVNAWWLCRAWLAPA; via the coding sequence GTGACGTCCGTGGTACGCGAGATGTCGGTCCTGCCGCCCGCCGACATCGCCGGGCACACCCGCGCGCTGCTCGCGGCCGCCACCCGCGCGATCGCGGCGCGGCGCGGGCCGACCGAGGGCGAGCTGGCGTTCGTCGCGGAGCTCGGCGTGACCCGCGCCCGGCAGGGCGTGCCGGTCGAGGCGGTGCTGAGCGCGATCCACGTCGCCGAGCGCGGGATCTGGGCGCGGGTCCGGGAGGTCGCCGCCGCCGAGGGCGTCGGCGCGGAGCTGCTGCTGGACGCCCGGGAGCTGTACGACGACTGGGCCGAGGCCGTCCGGTCCCGGCTGATCCGGGCGCACCGGGAGGCGCGGGCGCAGGCGCGGGCCGGGGCCGGGCCGGGGCGGGGCGAGCGGGACGCGGTGCTGCTGCGGCGCCTGCTGGACGGCGGCTCGGCCGCCGCGCTCGCCGCCGCCGAGGCGGGCCTGCCCGCCGGCGGCGCGCTGCGGGTGCTGGCCGCCCGCCCGTCCGGCGCCGGCCGCGAGCACCCGCCGCCCGTCCGGCCACCGGCGCTGTCCGCGCTGCTGGACGGCCTGCTGTTCGCGGTGACGGCCGCGCCGCCGGCGGGCCCGGACGGTGCGGCGGCCGGGCTCGCGGGGCCCGCCGAGGCGGAGCACCTGGCCGCCGCGCGCCGCCTGGCCGTCTCCGCGCTCGCCGCCGCCGAGGCCACCGGGCGGACCGGGGTGGTGCACGTCGCCGAGGTGGCCGTGGTCGCGGCGGCGGCCGACCGCACCGACCTCGCGTCCATCCTGCTCGACCGGTACCGGGGCGCCCGCGCGGACCTCGGCGCGAACGCCGGGCCGGTCGCCCGCGCGGTGTGCGCCTGGCTGGAGGCGGGCCGCGACGTGACCGCCGCCGCGGAGGCCCTGTTCGTGCACCCCAACACGGTACGCAACAGGGTCCAGCGGTTCACGGAGGCGACGGGGATCGACGCGTCCGACACGTTCGGCGGCGTCAACGCCTGGTGGCTGTGCCGCGCCTGGCTCGCCCCCGCCTGA
- a CDS encoding ATP-binding cassette domain-containing protein: protein MTDAKAAPLLRLAGVGKNYGNVIALRDVDMEVSAGEVTCVLGDNGAGKSTLIKIVAGLHRHDAGTYEVQGEEVSFGSPRDALDRGIATVYQDLAVVPLMPVWRNFFLGSEKRKGLGRLDTGFMRRTAHAEMAAMGIDLRDVDQPIGTLSGGERQCVAIARAVYFGAKALVLDEPTAALGVKQAGVVLRYVLQARERGLAVVFITHNPHHAYPVGDRFLILNRGRGIGYRTKDAITREELTGLMAGGAELEELAHELDAAVSPAEPAEPADPAGA from the coding sequence ATGACGGACGCGAAGGCGGCGCCGCTGCTCCGGCTGGCCGGCGTCGGCAAGAACTACGGCAACGTCATCGCGCTGCGGGACGTCGACATGGAGGTGTCCGCGGGCGAGGTCACCTGCGTCCTGGGCGACAACGGGGCGGGCAAGTCCACGCTCATCAAGATCGTCGCGGGCCTGCACCGGCACGACGCCGGGACGTACGAGGTCCAGGGCGAGGAGGTCTCCTTCGGCTCGCCCCGCGACGCCCTCGACCGGGGCATCGCGACCGTCTACCAGGACCTCGCGGTCGTCCCGCTGATGCCGGTCTGGCGGAACTTCTTCCTCGGCTCGGAGAAGCGCAAGGGCCTCGGCCGCCTGGACACCGGCTTCATGCGCAGGACCGCCCACGCCGAGATGGCCGCGATGGGCATCGACCTGCGCGACGTCGACCAGCCCATCGGGACGCTGTCGGGCGGCGAGCGGCAGTGCGTCGCGATCGCCCGCGCCGTCTACTTCGGCGCCAAGGCCCTCGTCCTGGACGAGCCCACCGCCGCGCTCGGCGTGAAGCAGGCCGGGGTGGTGCTGCGCTACGTCCTCCAGGCGCGCGAGCGGGGCCTCGCGGTCGTGTTCATCACCCACAACCCGCACCACGCCTACCCGGTCGGGGACCGCTTCCTGATCCTCAACCGGGGGCGCGGCATCGGCTACCGCACCAAGGACGCGATCACCCGGGAGGAGTTGACCGGCCTCATGGCGGGCGGCGCCGAACTGGAGGAACTGGCCCACGAACTGGACGCGGCGGTCTCCCCGGCCGAGCCGGCCGAGCCGGCCGACCCGGCCGGCGCCTAG
- a CDS encoding ABC transporter permease — translation MTQAVAEPPPVAGPGSDERLARQSPLRRLLGRPELGALLGAVALFVFFSAVADAFLRAGSFSTVLYASSTFGIMAVGVSLLMIGGEFDLSAGVMVTSSALIAALTAYQFTLNVWAGVAISLVLTLALGMVNGILYIKTRLPSFIITLATFFMLAGLNLGVTKALTGNVASDSVRDMDGFGSARAVFASDVDVLGVNVKITVFWWLLFTAIATWLLLRTRAGNWIFAAGGAAASARAVGVPVDRVKIGLFMGVAFCAWFSGMHLVFAFATVQSGEGIGNEFLYIICAVIGGCLLTGGYGSAIGAAIGAFIFGMTNKGIVYAEWNPDWFRFFLGAMLLIATVVNLIVRRRVERSS, via the coding sequence ATGACGCAGGCGGTCGCCGAGCCGCCCCCGGTGGCGGGACCCGGCTCCGACGAGCGCCTGGCCCGGCAGTCGCCGCTCCGGCGGCTGCTGGGCCGCCCGGAGCTCGGCGCGCTGCTCGGCGCCGTCGCGCTGTTCGTGTTCTTCTCCGCGGTCGCGGACGCGTTCCTGCGCGCCGGGTCGTTCTCGACCGTGCTGTACGCCAGCTCCACCTTCGGGATCATGGCGGTCGGGGTGTCGCTGCTGATGATCGGCGGCGAGTTCGACCTGTCGGCCGGGGTGATGGTGACGTCGTCGGCGCTCATCGCGGCGCTGACCGCTTACCAGTTCACGCTGAACGTGTGGGCCGGCGTCGCGATCTCGCTGGTGCTGACGCTGGCGCTCGGCATGGTCAACGGCATCCTCTACATCAAGACCAGGCTGCCGAGCTTCATCATCACGCTGGCCACGTTCTTCATGCTCGCCGGGCTGAACCTCGGCGTGACGAAGGCGCTGACCGGCAACGTCGCCAGCGACTCCGTCCGCGACATGGACGGCTTCGGCTCGGCCCGCGCGGTGTTCGCCTCCGACGTCGACGTCCTCGGCGTCAACGTGAAGATCACCGTGTTCTGGTGGCTGCTGTTCACCGCGATCGCGACCTGGCTGCTGCTGCGCACCCGCGCCGGCAACTGGATCTTCGCGGCGGGCGGCGCGGCGGCCAGCGCCCGCGCGGTCGGCGTCCCGGTCGACCGGGTCAAGATCGGCCTGTTCATGGGGGTCGCGTTCTGCGCCTGGTTCTCCGGGATGCACCTGGTGTTCGCGTTCGCGACCGTCCAGTCCGGCGAGGGCATCGGCAACGAGTTCCTGTACATCATCTGCGCGGTCATCGGCGGCTGCCTGCTGACCGGCGGCTACGGGTCGGCGATCGGCGCGGCCATCGGCGCGTTCATCTTCGGCATGACGAACAAGGGCATCGTGTACGCCGAGTGGAACCCCGACTGGTTCCGGTTCTTCCTCGGCGCGATGCTGCTGATCGCGACCGTGGTGAACCTGATCGTGCGGCGCAGAGTGGAGCGGTCGTCATGA
- a CDS encoding sugar ABC transporter substrate-binding protein yields the protein MRGVVARGSTRRLAVLAAAGLLALSACSSSGGKKSEEAPEGAGPRLKIAMVTHSGAGDTFWDIVQKGAKAAAAKDNVEFLYSADPDGGKQAQLVQAAIDKKVDGIIVTLAKPDAMKDVLARATAAKIPVVSINSGAAESVKLGAVAHFGQDESIAGEAAGTELGKIGAKKALCVVHEQGNVGLEARCAGAKKTFGGDLENLFVQGTNMPDVKSSITAKLQSDKAIDGILTLGAPFAATAVDSVKETGSKAKIGTFDLNKDLIASLKAGSIEFAVDQQPYLQGYEAVDQLWLLRNNGNVLGGGRPVLTGPAIVTKQNAGDLEAFANRGTR from the coding sequence ATGAGAGGCGTTGTCGCGCGCGGTTCCACCCGGAGGCTCGCGGTCCTGGCCGCCGCCGGCCTGCTGGCGCTGAGCGCCTGCAGCAGCTCGGGCGGGAAGAAGTCCGAGGAGGCCCCCGAGGGCGCCGGCCCCCGGCTGAAGATCGCGATGGTGACCCACTCGGGCGCCGGCGACACGTTCTGGGACATCGTGCAGAAGGGCGCGAAGGCGGCCGCCGCCAAGGACAACGTCGAGTTCCTCTACTCGGCGGACCCGGACGGCGGCAAGCAGGCCCAGCTCGTCCAGGCGGCGATCGACAAGAAGGTCGACGGGATCATCGTCACGCTCGCCAAGCCGGACGCGATGAAGGACGTGCTGGCCCGCGCCACCGCCGCGAAGATCCCGGTCGTGTCGATCAACTCCGGCGCCGCGGAGTCGGTGAAGCTCGGCGCGGTCGCGCACTTCGGGCAGGACGAGTCGATCGCCGGTGAGGCGGCCGGCACCGAGCTCGGGAAGATCGGCGCGAAGAAGGCGCTGTGCGTCGTCCACGAGCAGGGCAACGTGGGGCTGGAGGCCCGCTGCGCCGGCGCGAAGAAGACGTTCGGCGGCGACCTGGAGAACCTGTTCGTCCAGGGCACGAACATGCCGGACGTCAAGTCGTCCATCACCGCCAAGCTCCAGTCCGACAAGGCGATCGACGGGATCCTGACGCTCGGCGCGCCGTTCGCCGCGACCGCCGTCGACTCGGTGAAGGAGACCGGCAGCAAGGCCAAGATCGGCACGTTCGACCTGAACAAGGACCTCATCGCCTCGCTCAAGGCGGGGTCCATCGAGTTCGCCGTCGACCAGCAGCCGTACCTGCAGGGCTACGAGGCCGTCGACCAGCTGTGGCTGCTGAGGAACAACGGCAACGTGCTCGGCGGCGGGCGCCCGGTGCTGACCGGGCCCGCGATCGTCACCAAGCAGAACGCGGGCGACCTGGAGGCGTTCGCGAACCGGGGGACGCGATGA
- the iolB gene encoding 5-deoxy-glucuronate isomerase yields the protein MNHHLPAGTAGEGPYGLVVTPESAGWTHSALRVLDLPDGGEHTFGTGAFETIVLPLAGSCTVECDGARFELEGRDDVFSRVSDFAYVPRDARVTVRGRGRFALAGARCENRLEPRYGPAEKVPVELRGAGAASRQVNNFGTPDGFPFAEKLIACEVLTPGGCWSSFPPHKHDEDRPGESVLEEIYYFEVAGGGMGYQRVYGTAERPIDVLAEVRTGDAVLIPHGWHGPSMAPPGHDLYYLNVMAGPSPERAWRICDDPAHAWIRGTWSGQETDPRLPLTSADGRP from the coding sequence ATGAACCACCACCTGCCCGCCGGCACCGCCGGAGAGGGCCCCTACGGACTCGTCGTCACGCCCGAGTCGGCCGGCTGGACGCACTCCGCGCTCCGCGTCCTCGACCTCCCGGACGGCGGCGAGCACACCTTCGGCACCGGCGCGTTCGAGACGATCGTGCTGCCCCTGGCCGGGTCGTGCACGGTGGAGTGCGACGGCGCGCGGTTCGAACTGGAGGGCCGCGACGACGTGTTCAGCCGCGTCAGCGACTTCGCCTACGTCCCGCGCGACGCCCGGGTCACCGTGCGGGGGAGGGGCCGGTTCGCGCTGGCCGGCGCCCGCTGCGAGAACCGGCTGGAGCCCCGCTACGGCCCCGCCGAGAAGGTGCCGGTGGAGCTGCGGGGCGCGGGCGCGGCGAGCCGCCAGGTCAACAACTTCGGCACGCCGGACGGCTTCCCGTTCGCCGAGAAGCTGATCGCCTGCGAGGTGCTCACGCCGGGCGGCTGCTGGTCGTCCTTCCCGCCGCACAAGCACGACGAGGACCGGCCCGGCGAGTCGGTGCTGGAGGAGATCTACTACTTCGAGGTCGCCGGGGGCGGCATGGGCTACCAGCGCGTCTACGGCACGGCCGAGCGCCCCATCGACGTGCTCGCCGAGGTCCGCACCGGGGACGCCGTGCTGATCCCGCACGGCTGGCACGGGCCGTCGATGGCGCCGCCCGGCCACGACCTCTACTACCTCAACGTGATGGCCGGCCCGTCCCCGGAGCGGGCCTGGCGGATCTGCGACGACCCCGCGCACGCGTGGATCCGCGGCACCTGGTCCGGGCAGGAGACCGACCCGCGGCTCCCGCTGACCTCGGCGGACGGGCGGCCCTGA
- a CDS encoding RNA-guided endonuclease TnpB family protein, protein MSRYRLCPTPAQEAGLLEHCSHARFVWNLAVEQQAWWTPRRGPAPGYAAQARQLTEARAAFGWLAAGSQTVQQQTLKDFAQAMANFFGGTHRRPTWRKAGVHEGFRIVGARGRAWDVRRLSRRTGEVRVPKVGWVRFRWSRPVPPGVKSFRVTRDRTGRWHVAFAAVPDPIPAPGKGAAVGVDRGVAVSAALSTGETSSVPGLTAGEAERLRRLLRRLARARRGSNRRARVKAAIARLKAREADRRKDWVEKTSTDLARRFDVIAVEDLNIAAMTRSARGTIDAPGTGVRAKAALNRGILANGWGQLVTRLEHKAPGRLVRVDPAYTSQTCNACGHRAPDNRESQAVFRCVACGHRANADVNAARNIKDTAVGRTVAARGGWALARPANREPQPTLLSP, encoded by the coding sequence GTGTCCCGGTACCGGTTGTGCCCGACCCCCGCCCAAGAGGCGGGGCTGCTGGAGCACTGCTCGCATGCCCGATTTGTGTGGAACCTGGCCGTGGAGCAGCAGGCGTGGTGGACGCCGCGGCGGGGCCCGGCTCCGGGGTATGCCGCTCAGGCCCGGCAGCTGACCGAGGCCCGGGCCGCGTTCGGGTGGCTGGCGGCGGGGTCGCAGACGGTGCAGCAGCAGACGCTGAAGGACTTCGCGCAGGCGATGGCGAACTTCTTCGGCGGCACGCACCGGCGCCCCACCTGGCGTAAGGCGGGGGTGCATGAGGGGTTCCGGATTGTCGGTGCCCGCGGGCGTGCCTGGGATGTGCGGCGGTTGTCGCGCCGTACCGGTGAGGTGCGGGTGCCGAAGGTGGGGTGGGTGCGGTTCCGCTGGTCCCGGCCCGTCCCACCGGGGGTGAAGTCGTTCCGGGTGACCCGCGACCGCACCGGGCGCTGGCATGTCGCGTTCGCCGCCGTCCCCGACCCCATCCCCGCGCCCGGCAAGGGTGCGGCGGTCGGTGTCGACCGGGGCGTGGCGGTGTCGGCGGCGCTGTCCACGGGCGAGACCAGCAGCGTGCCGGGCCTGACGGCCGGTGAGGCCGAGCGGTTGAGGCGGCTGCTGCGCCGCTTGGCCCGCGCGCGCCGGGGGTCGAACAGGCGTGCCCGCGTCAAGGCCGCCATCGCCCGCCTCAAAGCGCGTGAGGCCGACCGCCGCAAGGACTGGGTGGAGAAGACCTCGACGGACCTGGCGCGCCGGTTCGACGTCATCGCCGTCGAGGACCTGAACATCGCCGCCATGACCCGGTCGGCGCGCGGCACCATCGACGCACCCGGCACGGGTGTGCGCGCCAAAGCCGCGCTCAACCGGGGCATCCTGGCCAACGGCTGGGGACAACTGGTCACCCGCCTGGAGCACAAGGCACCCGGGCGCCTGGTCCGGGTCGACCCGGCGTACACGTCGCAGACCTGCAACGCCTGCGGGCACCGCGCCCCGGACAACCGCGAGAGCCAAGCGGTGTTCCGATGCGTCGCCTGCGGGCACCGGGCCAACGCCGACGTCAACGCCGCACGCAACATCAAAGACACCGCCGTGGGACGCACGGTAGCCGCGCGGGGAGGCTGGGCCCTGGCCCGGCCGGCGAACCGCGAACCTCAACCCACTCTCCTCTCTCCGTAG
- the iolC gene encoding 5-dehydro-2-deoxygluconokinase, whose amino-acid sequence MTLSSTTGDPATVFDLITMGRVSVDVYPDQVGVPLEDVESFGKYLGGSPTNVAVAAARYGRRAAVITRTGDDPFGRFVHKALRGYGVDDRYVTAVPGLPTPLAFCEIFPPDDFPLYFYRYPKAPDLEIRRDELDLEAIRRARIVWGTVTGLSQEPSREATLAALAEHPGQTVIDLDYRPMLWDDPTEVPHWAGRALEHAKVAVGNLDECEVAVGEREPDAAARAILERGPELAIVKMGPDGVLAATAEESVRVPPVEVEVANGLGAGDAFGGAVCHGLLAGWDLRRLVGFAGAAGAIVASRIACSAAMPAQDEVEALLKETG is encoded by the coding sequence ATGACCCTCAGCTCCACCACGGGCGACCCCGCCACGGTCTTCGACCTCATCACGATGGGGCGGGTGAGCGTCGACGTCTACCCCGACCAGGTCGGCGTCCCGCTGGAGGACGTCGAGTCGTTCGGCAAGTACCTCGGCGGCAGCCCCACCAACGTCGCCGTGGCGGCGGCCAGGTACGGCCGCCGCGCCGCCGTCATCACGCGCACTGGCGACGACCCGTTCGGACGGTTCGTCCACAAGGCGCTCCGGGGTTACGGCGTAGACGACCGGTACGTCACGGCCGTCCCCGGGCTGCCGACCCCGCTGGCCTTCTGCGAGATCTTCCCACCGGACGACTTCCCGCTGTACTTCTACCGCTATCCGAAGGCGCCCGACCTGGAGATCCGCCGGGACGAGCTGGACCTGGAGGCGATCCGCCGCGCGCGCATCGTGTGGGGCACCGTCACGGGCCTCTCCCAGGAGCCCAGCCGTGAGGCGACCCTGGCGGCGCTGGCCGAGCACCCCGGGCAGACCGTCATCGACCTGGACTACAGGCCGATGCTGTGGGACGACCCCACCGAGGTCCCGCACTGGGCAGGCCGCGCCCTGGAGCACGCGAAGGTCGCCGTCGGCAACCTGGACGAGTGCGAGGTCGCGGTGGGGGAGCGGGAGCCGGACGCCGCCGCCCGCGCGATCCTCGAACGCGGCCCCGAACTCGCCATCGTGAAGATGGGCCCGGACGGCGTCCTCGCCGCGACGGCGGAGGAGAGCGTGCGGGTCCCGCCGGTCGAGGTCGAGGTCGCCAACGGGCTCGGCGCCGGGGACGCGTTCGGCGGCGCCGTCTGCCACGGCCTCCTCGCCGGCTGGGACCTGCGGCGGCTCGTCGGGTTCGCGGGGGCGGCCGGCGCGATCGTCGCGTCCCGCATCGCCTGCTCGGCCGCCATGCCCGCGCAGGACGAGGTCGAAGCACTGCTCAAGGAGACCGGTTGA
- a CDS encoding Gfo/Idh/MocA family oxidoreductase, with protein sequence MRIGLAGAGRIGARHAAALRALPEVDTLLIADADAARARDLAARLASPARALDTVGELFAAGLDGLVVAAATGAHAALVERAVAARTPVFCEKPLAADVDGTFQTVRTAAAAGVPVQVGFQRRFDAGNAAAREALASGRLGWLHTVRSCSFDPSPPPAGYVPSSGGLFRDCVIHDLDLIRFVTGREIVRVMAAGANRGEDFFRECGDIDTGSALLVLDDGTLGTVSATRYNAAGYDARLELFGSKDSIVAGLDDRTPATALPEQGTEPRPAYSGFMERFSDAYDAEIQAFVDMVAGRRANPCPPEDALEAFYLAEACEMSMREGRIVGTEEVRR encoded by the coding sequence ATGAGGATCGGACTGGCCGGCGCGGGGCGCATCGGTGCGCGCCACGCCGCCGCTCTCCGCGCACTGCCTGAGGTGGACACCCTGCTCATCGCCGACGCGGACGCCGCCCGCGCGCGCGACCTCGCGGCCCGCCTCGCGTCCCCGGCGCGGGCGCTGGACACCGTCGGGGAGCTGTTCGCGGCCGGCCTGGACGGCCTGGTCGTCGCGGCGGCGACCGGCGCGCACGCGGCCCTGGTGGAGCGGGCCGTGGCCGCGCGAACTCCCGTCTTCTGCGAGAAGCCGCTCGCCGCGGATGTGGATGGAACGTTCCAAACCGTCCGGACGGCGGCCGCCGCCGGGGTGCCGGTGCAGGTCGGCTTCCAGCGCCGGTTCGACGCCGGGAACGCGGCGGCCCGCGAGGCCCTCGCGTCCGGGCGGCTCGGCTGGCTGCACACCGTCCGGTCGTGCAGCTTCGACCCGTCGCCGCCGCCCGCCGGGTACGTCCCCTCGTCCGGCGGGCTGTTCCGCGACTGCGTCATCCACGACCTGGACCTCATCCGGTTCGTCACCGGGCGTGAGATCGTCCGCGTGATGGCCGCGGGCGCCAACCGCGGCGAGGACTTCTTCCGCGAGTGCGGCGACATCGACACCGGTTCGGCGCTGCTCGTCCTCGACGACGGGACGCTCGGCACCGTCTCCGCCACCCGCTACAACGCCGCGGGCTACGACGCGCGGCTGGAGCTGTTCGGCTCCAAGGACAGCATCGTCGCCGGCCTGGACGACCGCACGCCCGCCACCGCGCTGCCCGAGCAGGGCACCGAACCGAGGCCCGCCTACAGCGGCTTCATGGAGCGCTTCTCCGACGCCTACGACGCCGAGATCCAGGCGTTCGTGGACATGGTCGCCGGCCGCCGCGCCAACCCGTGCCCGCCCGAGGACGCCCTGGAGGCGTTCTACCTCGCCGAGGCCTGCGAGATGTCGATGCGCGAGGGCAGGATCGTCGGCACCGAGGAAGTGCGCCGATGA
- a CDS encoding nitroreductase family deazaflavin-dependent oxidoreductase yields the protein MRIFVTGASGFVGSHTVRALLAAGHRPRALVRDPGKAAKVLRAVGVAVEDVELVQGDMLDADAVSAALAGCDAAVHAAAAIGVTGGARDLVEVNVRGTRNVVGGAVAQGLAPVIHVSTIGVFVPPSGKVITANDGLANPRTDYGRSKLAAERYVRGLQEDGAPVTIVYPGGVCGPDQPSLDALMEGLAAALGKVWPLPGGGVSVIDVRDLGEALARSVEARQGPSRWVLGGHYLTWPQYADLCDRLTGVKCRRVRVPSRAMLALGSALDAAKRVRHFDYPLTRDAAEFMVTLVATDDRPILEALDLTLRPVEETVADGLRWLARSGHLNPRRAGRLAAAEEKPMPTLIQRTFGPVFHRVSGAAWFAKVGPKIVPPVDRALHRATGGRLMLGQLLVPSLVLTATGAKSGLPRRTPLACLPDPAGGWYVVGSNFGREKHPAWTGNLISNPAAEVSFQGRNVPVTAHLLDDRERKEVWPRLTAVWPVYDDYVERAQRELRVFHLIPR from the coding sequence ATGCGGATCTTCGTCACCGGCGCCTCGGGGTTCGTCGGTTCCCACACCGTCCGCGCCCTCCTCGCCGCCGGGCACCGCCCGCGCGCGCTCGTCCGCGACCCGGGCAAGGCGGCGAAGGTGCTCCGGGCGGTCGGCGTCGCGGTGGAGGACGTGGAGCTCGTCCAGGGCGACATGCTGGACGCGGACGCGGTGTCCGCGGCCCTCGCCGGCTGCGACGCCGCCGTCCACGCCGCCGCCGCGATCGGCGTGACCGGCGGCGCCCGCGACCTGGTCGAGGTCAACGTCCGGGGCACCCGCAACGTGGTCGGCGGCGCCGTCGCCCAGGGCCTCGCCCCCGTGATCCACGTGTCCACGATCGGGGTGTTCGTCCCGCCGTCCGGCAAGGTCATCACCGCGAACGACGGCCTGGCGAACCCCCGCACCGACTACGGAAGGTCCAAGCTGGCGGCAGAGCGCTACGTGCGCGGCCTCCAGGAGGACGGCGCGCCGGTGACGATCGTCTACCCGGGCGGCGTCTGCGGCCCCGACCAGCCCTCGCTGGACGCGCTGATGGAGGGGCTCGCCGCCGCGCTGGGCAAGGTGTGGCCCCTGCCGGGCGGCGGCGTCTCCGTCATCGACGTCCGCGACCTCGGCGAGGCGCTGGCACGTTCCGTCGAGGCGCGGCAGGGCCCGAGCCGCTGGGTCCTGGGCGGGCACTACCTGACCTGGCCGCAGTACGCCGACCTGTGCGACCGCCTCACCGGGGTGAAGTGCCGCCGTGTACGCGTCCCGTCCCGCGCCATGCTCGCACTGGGCTCGGCGCTGGACGCGGCCAAGCGCGTCCGCCACTTCGACTACCCGCTCACCCGCGACGCGGCCGAGTTCATGGTCACGCTGGTTGCGACCGACGACCGCCCCATCCTGGAGGCGCTCGACCTCACGCTGCGCCCCGTCGAGGAGACCGTCGCCGACGGGCTGCGGTGGCTGGCCCGCAGCGGCCACCTGAACCCGCGCCGGGCCGGACGGCTCGCCGCCGCCGAGGAGAAGCCGATGCCGACCCTGATCCAGCGTACGTTCGGGCCCGTGTTCCACCGGGTCTCGGGCGCCGCGTGGTTCGCCAAGGTGGGCCCGAAGATCGTCCCGCCCGTGGACCGGGCCCTGCACAGGGCGACCGGCGGCCGGCTCATGCTCGGCCAGCTCCTCGTCCCGAGCCTCGTCCTCACCGCGACCGGTGCCAAGAGCGGCCTCCCCCGCAGGACCCCGCTCGCCTGCCTGCCCGACCCGGCCGGCGGCTGGTACGTCGTCGGCTCCAACTTCGGCCGCGAGAAGCACCCCGCCTGGACGGGCAACCTCATCAGCAACCCCGCCGCCGAGGTCAGCTTCCAGGGCCGCAACGTCCCCGTCACCGCCCACCTCCTGGACGACCGGGAGCGCAAGGAGGTCTGGCCCCGCCTCACCGCGGTCTGGCCCGTCTACGACGACTACGTGGAACGTGCCCAGCGCGAGCTACGCGTCTTCCACCTGATCCCGCGTTAG